In a single window of the Deinococcus aetherius genome:
- a CDS encoding GNAT family N-acetyltransferase encodes MSEIRITPLGPSLTVRAQLSDILIETVANGDSIGFMHPVTPEAANDFWDGALAAAERGERIVLGAWDGDELLGTVSVLLAMPVNQPHRGEIAKMMTRPSARRRGAATTLMQRAEELAVEHGKTLLVLDTASHGTASRLYERVGFTFVGEFPDYALKPHGGLTATRLYYKRIGPGLEADPS; translated from the coding sequence ATGTCAGAGATTCGCATCACGCCGCTCGGTCCCTCGCTCACCGTTCGGGCCCAGTTGAGCGACATCCTGATCGAGACGGTCGCCAACGGCGACTCCATTGGCTTCATGCACCCGGTCACTCCCGAAGCGGCGAACGACTTCTGGGACGGTGCGCTGGCTGCTGCGGAGCGGGGCGAACGAATCGTGCTCGGGGCCTGGGACGGCGACGAGCTGCTGGGCACGGTCTCGGTCCTGCTCGCCATGCCCGTCAACCAGCCGCACCGGGGTGAGATCGCCAAGATGATGACCCGACCGTCGGCCCGGCGTCGTGGCGCGGCGACCACCCTGATGCAGCGGGCCGAGGAGCTGGCGGTGGAGCACGGGAAAACCCTGCTGGTGCTCGACACGGCCTCGCACGGCACCGCGTCCAGACTCTACGAGCGGGTGGGCTTTACCTTCGTCGGTGAATTCCCCGACTACGCTCTCAAGCCGCACGGGGGTCTGACGGCCACCCGGCTGTACTACAAGCGCATCGGCCCCGGGCTCGAAGCGGACCCGTCCTGA
- a CDS encoding helix-turn-helix domain-containing protein — protein sequence MATIGDETGVLIARRVRLEREARGWSQADLAERSGVSKATVSKIERGEMSPTAVLLVRLASAFDLTLAGLLLRAEGEAARVSRAADQPAWRDPATGYLRTQVFARPDHPLEIARIELPAGARVTLPAVSYTHIRQAVWVLSGELVIMEGGVWHTLGEGDCLGFGTPSEVTLANETARTCIYVVLLTRG from the coding sequence GTGGCTACTATAGGAGACGAAACCGGGGTGTTGATTGCCCGCCGCGTTCGCCTGGAACGCGAGGCGCGTGGTTGGTCCCAGGCGGACCTCGCCGAGCGTTCCGGCGTCTCCAAGGCCACGGTCAGCAAGATCGAGCGCGGGGAGATGAGCCCCACCGCCGTGCTCCTCGTGCGGCTTGCCAGCGCCTTCGACCTCACCCTGGCGGGGCTGCTCCTGCGCGCCGAGGGCGAGGCCGCGCGTGTGTCGCGCGCCGCCGATCAGCCCGCGTGGCGCGACCCTGCCACCGGCTACCTCCGCACGCAGGTCTTCGCCCGTCCCGACCATCCCCTGGAGATCGCCCGCATCGAACTGCCTGCCGGAGCGCGCGTGACCCTGCCCGCCGTCTCCTACACCCACATCCGGCAGGCGGTGTGGGTGCTCTCGGGAGAACTCGTGATCATGGAGGGCGGCGTGTGGCACACGCTGGGGGAAGGGGACTGCCTGGGCTTCGGCACACCCTCGGAGGTGACCCTGGCGAACGAGACGGCCCGGACCTGCATCTACGTCGTTCTTCTCACGCGGGGGTAA
- a CDS encoding GNAT family N-acetyltransferase, whose protein sequence is MRPDTLSAAQELPGHNGRVPRPVCPADAAVIALHRYPEEADAHERPVYAAWVADALRRGVYVGFLALDEETVVAGAGLTLLEWGPTRGDASPCRARIVNVWTHPEQRRRSLARTLVTLCLEAARERGVTRVSLGTSGMARPLYEGLGFRASGTGIGLVLGGEEPPAEA, encoded by the coding sequence ATGCGCCCGGATACGCTCTCCGCCGCACAGGAGTTGCCGGGGCACAATGGCCGGGTGCCTCGACCCGTCTGCCCCGCCGACGCCGCCGTGATCGCCCTCCACCGTTACCCCGAGGAAGCCGACGCTCACGAGCGCCCGGTGTATGCCGCCTGGGTCGCGGACGCCCTGAGACGGGGCGTGTACGTCGGCTTCCTCGCCCTGGACGAAGAAACTGTTGTGGCGGGGGCGGGCCTGACCCTCCTGGAGTGGGGCCCCACGCGCGGGGATGCCAGCCCCTGCCGGGCCCGCATCGTCAACGTCTGGACGCACCCGGAGCAGAGGCGGCGCAGCCTCGCCCGGACCCTCGTCACCCTCTGCCTGGAGGCGGCCCGCGAGCGCGGCGTCACGCGGGTCAGCCTGGGGACGAGCGGGATGGCCCGCCCGCTGTACGAGGGGCTGGGCTTCCGGGCGAGCGGGACGGGGATAGGGCTGGTCCTCGGCGGCGAGGAGCCGCCCGCCGAAGCCTGA